One region of Quercus lobata isolate SW786 chromosome 2, ValleyOak3.0 Primary Assembly, whole genome shotgun sequence genomic DNA includes:
- the LOC115978244 gene encoding protein NOI4 isoform X3, which produces MASQDKGRPLPKFGEWDVNNPASAEGFTVIFSKARDAKKSNGATGPGTGTGNGTGTGSEATATATAQRNDNSSRPPVENIQYTPMKKWFCCF; this is translated from the exons ATGGCGTCG CAGGATAAGGGTCGGCCTCTACCTAAATTTGGAGAGTGGGATGTGAACAATCCAGCCTCGGCCGAAGGGTTTACTGTGATATTCAGCAAAGCTAGAGATGCAAAGAAATCTAATGGAGCTACTGGCCCTGGGACTGGTACTGGAAATGGGACGGGGACGGGGAGTGaagccacagccacagccaccgCACAAAGGAATGATAATTCATCTAGACCGCCAGTAGAAAATATTCAATACACACCAATG AAAAAATGGTTTTGCTGTTTCTGA
- the LOC115976533 gene encoding succinate dehydrogenase [ubiquinone] iron-sulfur subunit 2, mitochondrial, producing MATAMLRRALPRASALSQYTRAQAHASVAEAQQVEQKVRASTSLKTFSIYRWTPENPTKPELQDYEIDLKDCGPMVLDALIKIKNEVDPTLTFRRSCREGICGSCAMNIDGCNGLACLTKIESGSSASTITPLPHMFVIKDLVVDMTNFYNQYKSIEPWLKRKNPPETKGKEVLQSKKDRAKLDGMYECILCACCSTSCPSYWWNPESYLGPAALLHANRWISDSRDEYTQERLDAINDEFKLYRCHTILNCARACPKGLNPGKQIAHIKGLQLSGPSNV from the exons ATGGCGACGGCCATGCTCAGGAGGGCACTCCCACGTGCCTCCGCCTTATCTCAATACACACGCGCCCAAGCTCACGCAAGCGTGGCCGAAGCTCAGCAAGTCGAACAAAAGGTACGCGCCTCCACGTCGCTCAAAACCTTCTCGATCTACCGTTGGACCCCGGAAAACCCGACGAAGCCGGAGCTCCAGGACTACGAGATCGACCTCAAGGACTGCGGGCCCATGGTCCTCGACGCCCTAATCAAGATCAAGAACGAGGTGGACCCCACGCTGACGTTCCGGCGATCGTGCCGCGAGGGTATCTGCGGGTCCTGCGCCATGAACATCGACGGCTGCAACGGGCTGGCGTGCCTCACGAAGATCGAGTCCGGATCGTCGGCCTCGACGATCACGCCGCTGCCGCACATGTTCGTGATCAAGGACTTGGTGGTGGATATGACGAACTTCTACAACCAGTACAAGAGCATCGAGCCGTGGCTGAAGAGGAAGAACCCGCCGGAGACGAAAGGGAAAGAGGTTTTGCAGAGTAAGAAAGATAGGGCGAAGCTTGATGGGATGTACGAGTGTATATTGTGTGCTTGCTGTAGCACATCCTGCCCTAGTTACTGGTGGAACCCTGAGTCTTATCTTGGTCCCGCTGCTTTGCTCCACGCCAATcg GTGGATAAGTGACAGCCGTGATGAATATACCCAAGAGCGACTGGATGCCATAAATGACGAGTTCAAGCTCTACCGCTGCCATACCATACTGAACTGTGCCCGTGCATGTCCAAAGGGCCTGAACCCTGGGAAGCAGATCGCACATATTAAGGGCCTTCAACTATCTGGTCCTAGTAATGTTTAA
- the LOC115976531 gene encoding ATP synthase mitochondrial F1 complex assembly factor 2: MANSLIIKTLNSIKRNPKFLTTFSSQSQIHTRLFTSIATAQEPQSEDPSSSTFTFSSDGKTHKNDNNSSIYVKAPSSNSQTTSSSSVTMPMSFMTGSIVGKRFYNEVKVRESEDGVGWSVMLDYRTLKTPSKRPLKLPTLPLAKAVAAEWEYQETDGIRPFSMPLMKLACTALERIPLTRPKVIEHLMKKFNQDLVFCRAPDDNILTRGVHERQVEKIDPLLDWVESEFGFKPVVYSSFYGGKQEDGLIKAIENLLKKTDDCELAAIDAMASAAHSLIIAIGICRGKLQIEDAIELIRLEEDLQVDKWGLVEGGHDLDIADLKVQISSAAVFLGLSRRI; encoded by the exons ATGGCGAATTCACTGATTATCAAAACCTTAAACTCAAtcaaaagaaacccaaaattcCTCACAACATTCTCGTCCCAATCTCAAATCCACACTCGTCTCTTCACTTCCATTGCCACCGCCCAAGAGCCCCAATCCGAGGACCCATCTTCGTCGACCTTCACATTCTCATCCGATggaaaaacccacaaaaacGACAACAACAGCAGCATTTACGTCAAGGCGCCGAGCTCCAATTCCCAGACGACATCGTCGTCGTCCGTGACGATGCCGATGTCGTTTATGACTGGTTCGATAGTGGGGAAGAGGTTCTACAACGAGGTGAAGGTGAGAGAGTCCGAAGATGGGGTTGGGTGGTCGGTGATGCTTGATTACCGGACGCTCAAGACACCATCGAAGAGGCCTCTCAAGCTCCCTACTTTGCCTCTCGCTAAGGCTGTTGCTGCCGAGTGGGAATATCAG GAAACAGATGGGATCAGACCCTTCTCGATGCCTCTAATGAAACTTGCTTGTACTGCATTGGAAAGAATTCCACTCACACGACCTAAGGTTATTGAACATTTGATGAAGAAATTTAATCAAGATCTGGTCTTCTGTCGAGCTCCGGATGATAATATTCTGACAAGAGGCGTCCATG aacgTCAGGTGGAGAAAATTGATCCTTTACTTGATTGGGTAGAGTCCGAATTTGGCTTTAAGCCTGTTGTCTACTCCAGCTTTTATGGTGGAAAGCAGGAGGATGGTCTCATAAAGGCCATAGAGAACCTTCTGAAGAAAACAGATGACTGTGAATTGGCAGCAATTGATGCTATGGCATCTGCGGCACATTCTTTGATTATTGCGATCGGGATCTGTCGTGGGAAATTGCAGATTGAGGACGCAATTGAATTGATTAGACTTGAAGAAGATTTGCAG GTGGACAAGTGGGGTCTTGTAGAAGGAGGCCATGATTTGGATATTGCTGATCTCAAGGTACAGATCTCATCAGCTGCCGTATTCCTTGGCCTTTCCAGGAGGATATAA
- the LOC115978244 gene encoding protein NOI4 isoform X2, whose amino-acid sequence MASDKGRPLPKFGEWDVNNPASAEGFTVIFSKARDAKKSNGATGPGTGTGNGTGTGSEATATATAQRNDNSSRPPVENIQYTPMVNYTMTKTIAIKEESYNSIINW is encoded by the exons ATGGCGTCG GATAAGGGTCGGCCTCTACCTAAATTTGGAGAGTGGGATGTGAACAATCCAGCCTCGGCCGAAGGGTTTACTGTGATATTCAGCAAAGCTAGAGATGCAAAGAAATCTAATGGAGCTACTGGCCCTGGGACTGGTACTGGAAATGGGACGGGGACGGGGAGTGaagccacagccacagccaccgCACAAAGGAATGATAATTCATCTAGACCGCCAGTAGAAAATATTCAATACACACCAATGGTAAATTATACAATGACAAAAACCATTGCTATCAAAGAGGAATCATATAATTCTATAATTAATTGGTAA
- the LOC115978244 gene encoding RPM1-interacting protein 4 isoform X1, translating into MASQDKGRPLPKFGEWDVNNPASAEGFTVIFSKARDAKKSNGATGPGTGTGNGTGTGSEATATATAQRNDNSSRPPVENIQYTPMVNYTMTKTIAIKEESYNSIINW; encoded by the exons ATGGCGTCG CAGGATAAGGGTCGGCCTCTACCTAAATTTGGAGAGTGGGATGTGAACAATCCAGCCTCGGCCGAAGGGTTTACTGTGATATTCAGCAAAGCTAGAGATGCAAAGAAATCTAATGGAGCTACTGGCCCTGGGACTGGTACTGGAAATGGGACGGGGACGGGGAGTGaagccacagccacagccaccgCACAAAGGAATGATAATTCATCTAGACCGCCAGTAGAAAATATTCAATACACACCAATGGTAAATTATACAATGACAAAAACCATTGCTATCAAAGAGGAATCATATAATTCTATAATTAATTGGTAA